tgtgtgcatgtgtctgtctctgtgtgtctgtctgtctctgtgtgtgagcgtgtgtgtctgtctctgtgcgagtctgtctttctctctgtctgtctctgtgtgagcccacacccgtgtgtgtgtgtgtctatccatctgtctctctgtcactgtctttctctgtctttctctctgtctctctctgttacacacacacacacacacacacatacacacacacacacacacgatagagAAACCAAGTTTATAAAGCACCATCAGGACCAGGATGATTAaaaaagaggagtggacagaggTTGGAGGTGAGTCCTCTGTAGCCAGTGGAGACTCTACAGGCCCAGGTTAGGGAAGCTGGCATGAACAGGAAGCCCCCATGCTCTGcattaaaatgagagaaaagtcTGAGGGGCGTGTGGGTAAAAGGCAGCCCCTGGTCACACTTTCTTACTCTGCAGCTTGGCTCAAGACCACAGCCTCCACTGGGCAGCCCAGAATTTCCTTGATGGGCTCCGCAGGCCCTCTGCCAGCACCACTTCTAGTATGTGCCAGGAAGGAGCCACGCCCAGATCTTGCCCACCCAGGAGGAGCAGGCCCAGCAGGCAGCTCcaggaggtcatccagaggaCGGGGCAGAGTCTGGTGCTTAGGGTGCCCAATGTGTAACCTAGAATCAGAAAAGCAGAAGCACACCCAGCTTTCTCCCCAGGGCCCTGTGGGTGTGGGAACCCAGTGGCCAGCTGTGCTTTCACAGAAACCAGCCCTGGGGGTGGAGAAGAGGGCAGCCTCATGCTAAAGAAACTAGGGCCCAGAAATTCCAGGCAGTGCACAGATAGACGCTGAAGCAGAGCCTACCTAGCCCCCCACACCTCTGGATATATTCATTCTGTGTTTATCAAGATAATTCAGCCCCAAGTCCATTGAGATGGGCACCTGCCTGGGACTGCAGTCACCACAGATAGCGGTGAAGTGCTCTGTCTATGGCTCCGCTCCTGGCTGGCCCCTGAATAGTACTGAGCATGTAGCTCTCAGCTGGCCTGGGTGGATACACAGGGATACTCAGTCACTGGCCTACAGAAGATGTAGTAGGGAAGGGACCCACTGTGTGACAACATTGAGATAAAAAGGGACCCACTGTGTGACAACATTGAGATAAAAAGCACATTCCTTCCTGCTGTCTCTCCACCCAGTTTGGGTGGCCAAGAGCAGGCAGGCTCAGAGAGGATGGAGGCCAGTTCCTGGCCCAGGATTTGATTTGTgcactccctcccccacccatctctctatctgtgtatcttttcccctccctcccacgtctctttctcttttgtttttctttagagatAAATTCTCACTAAATGACCAAGAAGCTACTATGAACAAATTCCAGGCTACCTTCCAATTTACAGCCCTGCCTCagtcccctgagtgctggaattggaGGCATTTATTTTGCCTCTCAACCAGGGGGCAGGATTTTCCCCTTGTCctgtcccttccccctccccttcctagGAGGGTTTTGAAGGTGAGGCCTGGAAAGGGAGACAGGGTGATTGGCAGCTGGTCTGTGCAGGTGGCTCCGCGCCCTCCTGTTGTGTAACTCTCAGCATGGTGTGCTTGTGGGCACCAGCTGTGGTCACCTCAGcttgctgggagaaggaaagtcACTATTTAGCCTGAGAGCTAGCCTGCGCACCCAGAGTAGTACTGGCTTCCTGGGAGCCGACTGTGGACCATGTACCCTGGGGACTGGGTTGCTGGTGGAGCTCAGACGTGGGTACTGACAGGGCCGAGGACCACAGAGCCTCGGCCCTCCTGCGCTCTCACCAAGTGTTTCAATCCTACATTCTGTTTCTCCGGGGTTTCTGAAATGGGAGAGCAGGGGTCAGAGTCTAAACTGGAAACAAGTTCAGGAGGAAGCACCTGGGGAGGGGCAGGACAGACAAGATGGGGCCCAGGGACTTGGAGCCATAGCTGCTCACCCAGGGCATGCTGGGTCTTCTGTGTGTGGCTGAGATTGGAGTGTGCACCTGtatgaggggacagagggaggagaagtcagaagaaaggAGCTGGTTGCtgccctcccttctttccctcagtcCTCCGAGGAGATGAGCGGATTCGCAGATAGATGTAGAGACATCTATGGGGATGGGTGCGTGCGTGTGGCCACCCAAGAGGAAGAGGGCAAGTGTACCTTGGTAACCAAGTCTggaggagacagagccaggtggTCGAGTGGGAAGCTCCATGGTGTGGTCACTGCCCCTGCTGTTCTCTTGGTTCTCAGAGTCTAGACACCAACTTCCCCATaccacatgtgtccaaacccctTCCTCATCTGAAACGTTTCTTTCCAcagccttcctctttcccttcacaTCCTCCTGGGCCTGCGGGGAGTCCACAGCCACTCACTGTCTTGTGTCTGCCGCAGGAGCCTCAGTACCCTAGGCTAGCCCGGATTGAAGCCCTCTCCTCAGGGTTTCCTTCCACCTGTCCCCATCTTCCACAGCTCCCATGACTTACACACATGAGCGGTTTGgtacaggctgctctgagctgCGTCTGGGGCTGGGATGTAGATCCCCCATGTCACCAGAGCACTGAGCACAGGGGTGTTGGGGGACAGCCAGTGGAGGCCAGGAAACATGAAAACACCCCAACCTGCGCCACCCCACACCCATCAGGCAACTTTGTCTCAGGCACTTCCGCAGCCCTGACAGGAAACCAGCCACAGTCTCAGCCTCCCGCCATCTCGAGGCAACTTCTTGTTTCCCACTTGCCCTGTACCAGCCCAGAATTGTGGTCTTGGGCTCCACCCCCCTAAGCTTTCCCAGGCTCCATCCCAGCAACTCAGAGGGGGCCCAGGATGGTGGACATGATTGCAAAACTGGCCAGGAGGCAGACCCGGGCCCTGCGGGCACAGGTGAGTTAGAAGGGCTCGGGGCAGGCTCAGCCTCAGAGGGGACGGCCTTCTGGGTTTGGAGCTGCAGCAGACCTGCACCTCACTCTCTTAGGAGCTGACTGTAGAAGCTCAGAACAGGACGTGGGGGTGGGGATTGGAGACATTCttctcagaggtcttttctgtctcttttctttttatccttgGAAGGGCAGACAGAGTTCTGAGATCCACAGCTTGGGGCAAGAGAGACAGGGCTTCCACTACTGTGGGCAAGGGGAGGGATTTGGAGGCAGGGGGCGCAGGACCATCAGGAAGTTCAGCTGGCTCAGTTCTCTGACCTGAGGTGAGGAggcctcttcctcctcaccaCTCCTGAGCCTAGAGGTTACAACTTAGGAGCCCTTGATACTATTTTTAGGCTATGGCTGCATGTGGGTCTCCAGAGTGGGCACCTGCCATGCTCCCCTgaaaacacaatgaaaaggccTATGCAGCCCAGAAGCAATGAGAGTCTCTCGGAACTGTGCTAGCAAAGGAAGGCTCCTTTAGCCTTTCACTGGAGTTGGAGGTGTGGGGAGTCTACGGAGAGATCCAGAGTTTGAGGGACCAGCGAGAACAGCCACATGTGCATCGAAATACATAAAGTGCAGCTTGCAGACCACTTCAGAGGGGTGGGTTCTGCCTGCTTGCCTCTACGAGGGTCCCTCTCTTCCACCCCAAGCAATTGGTGTCTCTGGGGCAAGCCTGTCTTCCTAATGCTTCCCGCTCCCACCTCGTGATTCTGTATCATCTCTTCTTGTGATAGCCCCGTCACTCCAGGGACCtaaacctctctccctctcttcagtATCCCCCATACCTGCTGGTGTGTCCTGTTTTTGATACCCCTCTTGGCTCCAGTAGCCTGACAAGCATAAATCCCTGCTCCAAAGAGCCCAGCATCATGGCATCTCCCCATCACCCATGGACCCCCTCCAACCCCAGGCCTGGAATAGGCAAGGCCACAGCCCTGGTGCGTCCAGCTGTAGGGCAGGAGGCatatctgtcttctctgttccctGTCATTACAGTTTCTGTCCTATCCTGGGAAATCTCCTGGGTGCTGTGGCTCAAAGCCTTATCCCCAGTAAATCCTTTCTCACATtctgttctgtgtgtatgtgtttgtttccaGCATTTGCCAGGGAATTGACTTGTCTATAAAGCAGTGTCTGAGTAGATCTGCTATGTGTTTCACCTGAAGGGGGCCGGTGGCACTGGGCACACCATCCTGAGTCGTACTCACAAGAGATGCATGCCtgggactagggagatggctcagtgggtaaagcactcaCTGTGTAACCACGAAACCCCGAGTTTGTATCTCTggtacccatgtaaaagccaagtgGGCATGGAAGTCTGTCTGTGACCCCAATGCTGGGGAGACACAGGGGATCTCTAGAGCAAGCTGGCTAACTGGACTAGCCTATTCAATGAGCTCTGGCTTCAAGAGATCCCACCTCAATACATAAGGTGAAGTTTATGTGGAGTTAAGTGGAGGAAGAAGCCAATGTCAACCTCAGACCATacacgttgtgtgtgtgtgtgtgtgtgtgtgtgtgtgtgtgtgtttgcatgtgtgcatgcacacacacgcataccacatacatatggaaagaaaagagagagagagagagagagagagagagagagagagagagagagaaaggaagggagaaagaaagggagaaaaaaagaaagaaagaaagtcaggcAGGTGGTCAGCTACCCAACCTCTAAGGCAGAATGCCTTGTGATGGGCTGCTTAGACCTCTCTCCAGAGGCTGTGACTTGAGGCTCCCCAAGAAGCAAAgtcaaaatgaaaaggaaaggagagagaggaagtcagGCCAAGGGAATAGCCTAAGGAAAGGCAAGGAAGTGGCTAGGTACCGTCTTCTGAAGAGGTAGGGGAGCATCCTGATGTAGCCAAAACACAGGATGCCACATGAGGTTTGGGGTCAGGGAAAAGGAGAAGTGAGTGGGAGGTCTGTCTCCACCACAGAATCCTAAAGGGATAAAGGAGGGAATTGGTGGGCTCAACCCACCTGCATCCTCGGAACTGGCCAACTTGATGAAACTGCGACCTCAATGTCTCACAGTGCCTCAGggggttttttattatattttatttatttattgggtgcCCACGTGATGCACACATGATCGTATACACCACATCCCACGTGTGAAGTAAGAGGTCAACTTGGGCAGTCAGTCCTCTCCCTCCGGTAAAAGAGTGCTGAGGTTCAAACTGGCATCAAGTGTCTTTAACTGCAGAGCCCTCTggctttgccatctctctcagcAGTGCCCAACAACGGCATGCTGCGCTTACCACGCCTGTGTGTGCACCCTGGAGGCCGATCTCACCAAGCAGGGACTTATATCCATTTGTTTCCTGCCACAGAACAAAGCAGAACAATTTTTGTAGGATGGATAACTGGGGCTGGGgggtaagatttatttatttgtatgtgtgtgagtataaacactcatgtatgtacatacatcacGTGTGTGCCTAATGCCCAAGTAGGTCAGAAGAAGGAATGGGTTCTGCTTGAGCTGGAGTTTGAGGTTcagaagccaccatgtggatgctgggaactgaactcaggacctctgcaagagcagcaaatgctcttaacgactgagccatctctccaaccccaaatgagtaatttttttcttttttttttttttttttttttatgtttcttcctAAATCCTAGGGAGAATCCAGGTCGAGTCGATCATGTTTCTCTTACACAGGTGTCTCAGCCAAGGAGGATCATTtgtgatgattttattttattacatatatagaAAAAGAACTGGATCTGGGGTTCAGTGGACGAGTACCCATTTGCCTTTTGTACTTGAGGCCTAGGATTCAATTACCCAACACCCTTCCTTATCAAAGCATAGCCCCTATAATCACACTGCCCAGGTAGCTCCATTGTCTGcattttgtttggctttggtctttttgagacagggtctcatgtaccccaCCCTGGCTTCGAACTCCACACATAgacaaggataaccttgaactggggaggttctgcctctgtcttctgagtgacAGAAGTGTACTGCCTGATGTACCTGGTGGTGTGCAGGGCTTAGAGTCAAACCCAGAGTTCCCTGCATGCTGGGTGAGTTCTCCATAGCCCACCCATATTGGCTTTTTGAGGTATACTGTTTGCTGGGAGCATCCAGGGTTCTTAGACAACTATCAGTCCCTGGTGCATTTCTGCCGGCTTGGGTTTGATAATGGTGTTGTCTGTCATTCCTGGGCTGTGGTGGGAACATTGGAGGGATCTAGGAAGAGGTCTGGGAGTCAGCTGGGTGAGCCAGGTGGAGGTGGACACAGACAGGCTGGCTGCAAAGGAGCTGAATGCACTGAACCTGCTGAGGTTCCCGTGTGGACCGAGACTTCAGTGCAACTAGAGCTTAAAGTTCAAAGCTAGGGGCAAGGAGTGGCCGGAAGGAGAGCCCAAGCCCAGGCAGGTGATGGATGGCCTCTCAGGGCTGAGACTTTGCCCCTCCACCATCAGGGAAGCAGAAAGTGTGAATCACACCGTGAGCTCTCTTCCGTGACTAACCAGATGAAACCCTAACTGCCCCAGTCCTTTGTGGGGAAAGGGACCACTCCTTGCTTTGAGCCTTAATTCTCCAGCCCAGCCCATCTGGCTGCTCCGCTCACTCGGTGTGCATGCGCCTTCAGTGTGCCCATGGAATGCCGGAAGACCCCAAATGAGACACACTAAAGAACTGATCCCAGGTCACTGGTCTGTCCCTGCTGACGTTTCGCCTTTTCTCTAAAGTGCAGATTCCTCTGTAAAGGCAAAGACCTGAGTTCTTGTTATACGATAAACAAACTGACACGCAGCACTTtcaaaaacatgattttttttttctttttgccataaTTTCTGGGATGGGCAAAGTACACATTTTCTACTCAGGGAAACTGATCCAGAGAGGTACCAGGGCTCGCTGAAGGTTGCCCAGGTTGCAAATGTGCAGGGCCACATTATGTGACTCTGGAGTTGCCCTAAAAGTCGTCTCCTTCGGCTCCTGCAGGTGGACGACACCCCGGAACCAGTGTATGCCAACGTAGAGAGGCAACCTCGGGCCACGTCGCCGCGCTCTGCAGCAGCTCCTCCTCGGCTCAGCCCGGTGTGGGAGACGCACACGGACGTGGGCACTGGGCGCCCCTACTACTACAACCCCGACACGGGCGTGACCACCTGGGAGTCACCCTTTGAAACACCTGAAGGCACCACCAGCCCGGCCACCTCCCGGGCCTCTGTGGGCAGCGGGGAAAGCCTGGAGACAGAGTGGGGCCAGTACTGGGATGAGGAGAGCCGCAGGGTGTTCTTCTACAACTCCTTGACCGGTGAGACGGCCTGGGAGGACGAAACCGAGGAGCTGCAGGAAGATCCCCAGGAACAACTGGAGATGCAACCCAGTCTGAGCCCGAGAAGCCCCGGGCAGCAGAGGGTGAGGGACGGGGCCACCCCAAGAGCCTCTAATCCCACCTCTTGTTTCTCAGGGATCAGAAGATAGGGGTAGGACAATGTATGTGCGGGCACTCAAGGGGGTAGGGAGTTGGGGGAGAGCATTACTGAACAAATTTGACCTCTTCTCATGCTAATCAGGAACCTAAGAATGGGGGTGGGGCCGCCTCTGAGCACTGCTAACCCCACCTCTTGCTTCTGTCGACCAGAGAGTAGGGGCAGAGTCCTCTCTGAGGGCCCCTGACTTTTTCTTGCTTCTTGGCCCAAATGACTAGAGAGTAAagtgtgggggcggggaggggcagcaggagacagagaaCCTCTGACTCCATCTTTCATCCCTGCAGCCCCCGACTCCTGAAACAGACTACCCCGAATTACTGGCCAGTTACCCCGAAGAGGACTATTCTCCTGTGGGCTCCTTCAGTGATCCCGGCCCCACTTCTCCTTTGGTTGCACCCCCTGGCTGGTCCTGTCAAATTACCCCGGACAAGAAGATGCTCTACACCAACCAGTTCACTCAAGAGCAGGTAGGACCTCTCTAGTAAACAGACCTAGACTGCTTCCCTGTCACTCCCTCCCTGGACTTTCACACTAGGACCTCCCCTCGAGTCTAAAGTGAACACCCCATGCCATTCAACACTAAGTCCCGTGCTCCAGCCCTTAGTACCATCCTGGACTCTAGGCTGAGGGCCCTGACCATCCCTTTGTCCACAGTGGGTAAGGCTGGAGGACCAGACGGGGAAGCCATATTTCTACAACCCAGAGGACTCCTCTGTTCAGTGGGAGCTGCCCCAGGTAACCAGCTTGGGAAGGGAGACAgctaagggggttgggggggggggtagaaagAATGATAGGTGACTACATATCTCTCTCCAGGTCCCGATCCCTGCTCCTCGAAGTGTCCGCAAATCCAGCCAGGATAGTGATACtccagcccaggctagccctccagaggagaaggtgggaaagGGCCATGGAGTCTGGGTTCGGGGATAGGCCTAATATAGCCCTCCTTCTCTGTAAGCCCCAGAGTAGAGAGAGCAGGGAAGCCCTGGAGTAATCTTGTGCCTACTTCTATAAGGACATCACCCTCCCTCCCAGCAGCTGGGCGGTTGACACGGTTCAGTGAGCTTCCGGCTTAGCCTATGGGGAACCTCCAACCAAGGAGATACTAGCTTCTGTCCCTTCCTGCTtggacccccctccccccataattattccctttcccctccaTTCTCTTAGATCAAGACCCTGGACAAGGCAGGAGTACTCCATCGGACCAAGACTGTAGACAAAGGGAAGAGACTTCGGTGAGGGCCTGTCCAGACCCAACCCTGGAAGGGTGGGCCTTGATGGTGAAGTTCCCCTAGCCAAGTGCTAGACTCCCATAGGGCCACACTCTTACTATTCATGGTAGCAACTTCATACTAGGTCCTGTGAGGAAAGAGGAACCTAAGTCTCCTTGGCTATCCACTCTCTGAGGTGGGAATCCAGCCCTCTCAAGCCAGTACCCCAAGCTATGTTCTTAAAACTCTGTGTCCTACTGTGTGTTTGGGTTCAATGAGTCCTCCAGCAAATTTAAGCCCCACCCACCCCTACTTCCTCCTTACTCAGGAAGAAACACTGGAGCGCCTCCTGGACAGTGCTAGAGGGCGGGGTCCTGACCTTCTTCAAGGATTCAAAGACCTCAGCTGCAGGCGGCCTGGTGAGACCTGCCCCTGAGTAGAGGACACTTGCTCTTTTTCTGGTCTTAAAGATGGGTCCCCAAGTACAGAAGACAATGATGGCAAATTCACCCCTGTACAAGCAATTCCCACCACTTTAGGACTGAAGAACTGTCCTTGGGGTTGCTCAGCTCCAGTctggagagcagggaggctggGTCCTAGGATACCTGCTCACAGAACGGGGGTTgggctccttccttctcttccctcctgctTGCCAGCAGGTTCTAGGACAAAGATGCACCAGTGGTCTGGTGTGTCAGAACCAGGGGCTGTAGCAAGCCCACCTGGGTGGATGCCCCGTATAATTTtgcttccttcattccttccttctacAGAGGCAGCCTTCCAAACTCTCCACCCCTGAATATACGGTCGAACTGAAGGGGGCCTCTCTCTCTTGGGCCCCCAAAGACAAATCCAGCAAGAAGAATGTGTTAGAGGTGAGCTGTTGGTTAGGGGATGGGACCCAGCAAGGGGGGATGGGGCCTAGCAACGGGGGGCCTGTGGAAAGGAAGGCTGGAGTTCCCAAGACTCAAagacagggctgccttgtcttagGACCGGTGCTTCTGGTGTTGTGCAGTCTGAAGTCCCCAACCTGGGAACAGAGTTAATAGCCCTCGCCACTGAGGGTAAGAAGCAAGTCTCTGAGAGAGGAGGCCATCCTCAGAGtggctttcttcctctcagccTGAGACCAGGGACTCTGATTCTAGCTGCTCACTGTGATGGGCTGAACCAGGAACCTGCTTTCATGGGCCGGAGCCCAGATTCTGGTTTTTATTGGATCTCCATCAAATAAAACAGTGACAAGCTGGTCTGGCTTCCCCAGCAGGTAGAGCAAGAAGACTCTGGCAAGATCTTAGTACCACACCCTTCAGTGTTCAGGGGTTTGACAGTCCTTAAAAGCTGTGAGGCAGAACACAAGGAAGACACACAggcagtgagggagggagggcggaGGAGATGGCTTGGTCAGTAAAGTACTTATTGAACAAGCAGGAGGATCTGATgatcccagagcccatgtaaaagcATTTGTGTGGTGGCACTTGCTTGTAATCCCATGATGGGAAAGCAGAGACATGGATTccctgaactcaggacctctgaaagagcaatcagtgctcttaaccactgagccatctctccagccctctaatcATTGGTTCTCAAAGAGCTTTCTAATGTGTAGCTCTATGAACCTGGGGTCTAGAGGGATGAGTGCCCTTCTAAAGTGCTCCACAGAATCCGAGCTGGGACTTTAGGACTGCTTCAGGAAGCAAATTATAAGGAAGTTCAGAAGCGTGGCCAGACATGCTACAGGGAGCCCAGATGTTTTGTTCTTATGATTCTCCCAGCTTTATTCGGTTctagatttatttagtttatatatgtgaatgttttgcctttgtgtgtgtgtgtgtgtgtgtgtgtgtgtgtgtgtgtgtgcgcgcgcgtgtgcgctcGCGCACCTGGTAccccacagaagtcagaaagaggtattgggttccctggaactgaatggttgtgagccgccttgtgggtgctaggaaccaaatccaggtcttctgcgAGAACAATGAATGCCCATAACTgccagctgagctgtctctccagcctcttagttataattttaaaaggagaacaACCTAAAGACAGTTTTCTCTCATTCTAGAAGTTGTCCCCTCTCTGTGTGAGCCAGATTatgctgtctgcctctctctggacCAAAGGGCAAGGCAGATGTATACTTCTAAAGCCAGGCATTGCAGCTGGTGAAACTCCAGGCCTCCGGGTGTCTGGGATCAGCCACAAGCCAGCCATGGTCTATTTCTGCTCCGCCCTGCATATTTTCCCCATTGCTGTTCCAGCAGCTAGGACCTTCCATAGGGATTTTCTATTGTTTGCCTgtgccctgggggggggggggggggaggcctgCTGTGTTCTGTGGCTGGCAGTGAGCCCTGAAGCACTCTGTTCTGTAACTATGAGTTGTATGCCCATAAAGTGATTCAAATGTACTGGACCTCACTTTAGTAAACACTGTTGCCCACAACATTAAACAAAGAGGAAGAGTTGGGCCTGGCTTGTGGCCTTTGCTCTATTAGGCTCTGAGTGGCTTAGGGCAGGGTCAGGTCACCTCCCTCtcagtgcacacacaaacacacacacacacaaacatacacacacacacacaaacatacacacactctctaaGCTTACTCCCAAGGTAGATGAAGGAACAGGGAACTGAGTGACTTGTGTCCTTCCAGCTTCGAAGTCGAGATGGCTCAGAGTACCTGATCCAGCATGACTCAGAAGCCATCATCAGCACGTGGCACAAAGCCATTGCCGAAGGCATCGAGGAGCTGGTAGGCAGAGCCTGGACTCTCCGGGGCTGATGGGGAGGAGCTTGGGCTTTTTGTGCAGGACCCTCAGCTATGCACAGAGAACTCCATGACACCAGCTCTGGGGCTGGTTTTGCCGGACTCTACAGGAGGGGGCAGGCACAACCTGAAGAAACTTGCCatttggagggagggagagagggagggagccagACTCAGAAATTGGTTCTCAGAAACCAGACAGGAATGACAGCTACAACTAGAAGGTAAAAGCTCGAACAGATTGGATTCAAGGGCCCTACGTCTTCTAGACAAGTGCTTTGCTCTTGAATCACAGCCCCAGTAGTGCCAATTGCGGGTTGAGCATATAGCTTAGTGACAGAGGGGTTGCCTAGCACGCAAatggtcctgagtttgattctgggCTCCGACAAAAATCAACAGCTATTTATATGGCAATGGCCTGATAATATTTGTCTCTTAATTTTATATGGGTTAGCACTGGGTATAGATTTCGGTTGTAGGACTCCAGAAGCAGGAGGTTGGCATGATCACCAGTCATCTGGCCTAAATGTGAATTGCACGCTCATAGTGGGATGCAATCGTGGATGCTCGTAGAATTGCAGTCTAGTGGGATGGAGACAGttgaggaactgggaggaggctAGAGGTGGCCAGgataa
The nucleotide sequence above comes from Arvicanthis niloticus isolate mArvNil1 chromosome 6, mArvNil1.pat.X, whole genome shotgun sequence. Encoded proteins:
- the Arhgap27 gene encoding rho GTPase-activating protein 27 isoform X3, with protein sequence MVDMIAKLARRQTRALRAQVDDTPEPVYANVERQPRATSPRSAAAPPRLSPVWETHTDVGTGRPYYYNPDTGVTTWESPFETPEGTTSPATSRASVGSGESLETEWGQYWDEESRRVFFYNSLTGETAWEDETEELQEDPQEQLEMQPSLSPRSPGQQRPPTPETDYPELLASYPEEDYSPVGSFSDPGPTSPLVAPPGWSCQITPDKKMLYTNQFTQEQWVRLEDQTGKPYFYNPEDSSVQWELPQVPIPAPRSVRKSSQDSDTPAQASPPEEKIKTLDKAGVLHRTKTVDKGKRLRKKHWSASWTVLEGGVLTFFKDSKTSAAGGLRQPSKLSTPEYTVELKGASLSWAPKDKSSKKNVLELRSRDGSEYLIQHDSEAIISTWHKAIAEGIEELSADLLQAEEGEPSSADFGSSERLGSWREEDVRPNAVSPSLSPGGLESDLSRVRHKLRKFLQRRPTLQSLRDKGYIKDQVFGCALAQLCERERSPVPRFVQQCIRTVEARGLDIDGLYRISGNLATIQKLRYKVDHDERLDLDDGRWEDVHVITGALKLFFRELPEPLFPFSHFHQFIAAIKLQDPAQRSRCVRDLVRTLPAPNHDTLRLLIQHLCRVIEHGEQNRMSVQNVAIVFGPTLLRPETEEASMPMTMVFQNQVVELILHHCADIFPPH